ggtttcaatccggatattgcattatgatactccttataagcatcctgtctcaactcttgtgtaaaccagacaaaataaagcaactagatacaatgttgtgcaatgggaggagccaggaggcaggagatgagtgggaggagaagggtcgagaggagagccaggagagcaaggagagcagagctggaggagagagcttggaggacttggagcatgaaccagacctaagatttcacaaaaagcaagtataatgtgggaaatctaaatgttaggaaagtgagggcttggaggtttaggagggagtaaatattgcccagtattgtgttctaggttaactaaaaacccagtctctgtgtggtgatttggttatacagctgtttaagattagcagcaagctttacaagaagataaaagaatagtaaattttaataactTCATACAACAATGTCTTCATCTTTGCCTGCTGTTCTTCAGCCGAGTTCTGGTTTCCCTTTCAACAGACACAGGTTTTGTTGGGGTGTGTGCCTAGTGTCATGGAGGGGCACGGTCTCTCCTCCATTTGCTACCTAATCCTCCTCATTTTAACAGCACCATTTTACCCTCTGGCTAATGGCACTTGGTGTAGCAAATTCTCTGTGTCATTAGCTTCATTGTTGCCCAGCATTCCAGGTTCTGCCTGGGGATTTGACTCTACCAGATCTAGGATGATTGACACTGTGCATCCTTTCCATGTGTCACTGCTGACATTTTACTTCGCCTTAGCCTCATGGATTGTATTGAGAGTGAGGAAAAAAagggatggaagaaaggagggaaggaggaagggtgggaaagaggaagggaaggaggaagaaaggaagatttTCACATAGATAAGAGGAACATGTAGATGCTTCAATCCTGATTACATGAAATTCTAATGATCTATATGATTTTcttctcatttgttttgtttctgtttgttgcATATTTCCTCTTGCCAGAACATCAGTTCCACAGAAGTAGGGGTCATCACAGTGCTGAGACTCTTGGGTCTGGTCCTCAGCTCAGGCATTGTAATTGTAATGGTTGATATTGATTACCAATCTGACAGGATCTAGGACCTCCTGGGACACCACTCTCTGGGTACACTGTGAGGACCAGATCTGGTtacctgaggtgggaagaccctgCTTAACTCTGTGCAGCACTGTCCCATGGCAGAGGGCACAGACTGAATAAAGGAGAGAAAGCAAACAGTACTATCATtgctctcttcctgcctcctcactCCTGCCGCCATGCCATTTCCTCTGCGATGGACtgtcccctcaaactgtgagccaaaacgaACCCTTCATTCCTTAACCTacttttgtcaggcattttgtcacagcaatgagacaactaagtAAGACAATGATGAAGACGCTCCTCACAGTTCTGTCTTGTTACCTCAGTGAAGAAGCCTTTCACAGCATCCAATGCTCTGTTCTTGCTTTTAGAGATCACACTTATCATGCAATGGGACATGCCTGGTTGAAGAGCAATAACTATCACTCATTTTTTTTGCCTACCTAGTCACTGGacacttttagttttgtttacagGTCAGTCAGCCCATATGGGCTCTCACTAGGGAACATTAGCAATACAGGTTGAAAGTTTAGGGGCTGTGAGGACCAGAACTATATGCCCGAGAACATGAAGCATTCAAGAGACATAGTTATCTGATGAATAATGCTGCTGTTATTGCAATTTGACATATTATTTCATGGCAAACATTTTTATAGGTAGgaacatttttctaaaataagAAACATTACAGCATAGACCAGCGACATACTCGGTCATCATCAGTGTCAGGTACTGGGTACTCTGTGTGGTTGTATGTGCTGTCTTCTATTGctgatttctgatttttttatagCACTAAGCATTTATTAATCACAAACATGTACTTTCAGAGGCTCTACTTTTCCTAGAAACAAGGTAGAAATATATATCTTAAACCTGGCCTCTAACTTGGTCATTAATAAGGCTCAAGGCTGAAGTGGATGTGCAGCAAAAGCAAAAGAGGTGAATCTGGGCATGCAGAGACAAAGTACTGTCTTTTTCTAATTAGCAAAGTGTGAGATTCCTTTACTGATAGGAACAGCTTCCTCAATGCTGCTTTAGGCCAAACCTTTTTGCTTTTGAAATTTATAGTATTTCTTATACTTTCAGAAAATGATAAAAGACACACAAATTCCTGACTCAGGCACCAGATAACCATCCAGTGTCAATCTATGATATAGCTCCTCACAGACCAGGCGATGAGGCTGGTCTAGTGTTAGCCACTAACCTCCATTGCACAATCACCAAAGCCTGGGCTGCTGTTTTCCCTCTGCGCATCCCTGAGAGTTCTCAGGTCAGACCTCTATGACTGCTTAtctgctgcagcagcagcacagctgtGGAAACCATCCACCACAGAGTAACATCACAACTGCTGTGGCATCATTGGAAAACAGGAGCTCCTCAACCCCATTACATTTTTCAGGAACAGTGGTAATTCATGCAGCACATTATTGTGTGgctcataaatatgtatatttagttTGAATAcagcatatatgcatatataattataatataaaatatataaaaatatcatttactTTTGAATGTTAGATATGAGTTATAATTTATAAATGTTggatatatattatgtattttatttgtaagtATGTCATTCTTTCCTAGCTTTTTCCACCATGAAAAGCTTTGACAACCTAAATAGCACCCTAGCATATAGATTGTGATTTCTAAATTACCCTTCCTCTCTAAAGTAAACAGAGTTTTTAGGGAAAATGGTGGTTTCCAGGTGTGCAGAGGAAGTGTGAGTGCTGAGCCAGGGAACCTGAATAGGCCTGAGAGCAggaaagacattgaagaagatactACAGACCTTAACAGTTTCAGGAGCCATGTGCCTGTAACTACACTTAAGTGAAAACCCTTCATTCCTAGATCTAGTCAACAATGTAtagaaaacagagacacagacagcaCAGAACTGTCGCCAATGAAGTGCAGACATGAGAAAGTTTAGTGTCCTTTAGTAAGCAACTGTCTTTTCAAACACTTAATAGAGGCATGGGGGCAGGTGagatcagaagagagaaaaacaggagTGTGTAGGGAAAGGGATgggtggagaaaaaaaagaaaagaacagggaAGTATAGATTGTCAATAATCATAATATGAAGCTTACTCTGCGCCTAGTTCAACTGAACAGAGGAAATAAAGCATCCATAACAGTTTTGGAGTAGAGTGTGATGGCACATAACTGTGATTCTAGCActttgaaggctgaggcaggaggatgaggagtcCAAAGCCATCCTCTGCTAcacagagagtttgaggccagcctgggttacatgagactcaAAAAAAGGAGCAAGTAgctgtctgttaggtccatttgattcatgacatctgtaaggcattgtttctctgtttaatttctgttgtgttGACCTGTCCtgtgttgagagtggggtgttgaagtctcccactattactgtgtggggatctatgtgcggtttaagttttattaatgtttcttttacaaatgtgtgttcccttgtatttggggcatagatgttcagaattgtgatgtctttcttcTTAGTGGATTtatcttttgatgagaatgaagtgtccctctccatctcttttgattaattttggttgaaagtctattttattaactattcaaatggctactcctgcttgcttcttttgcCTGCTTGTTTGAATGAAtgtcttccagctctttactctcaggtaatgtctgctcaaccatgttctaacagttttattcataatagccagaatctggaaacaacccagatgtccctcaacggaggaatggacacagaaaatgtggtacatctacacagtagaatactactcagcaattaacgacaagaaaatcatgaaatttgcaagggaATGGTGgtaactaggaaagatcatcttgagtgaggtatcccagaagcagaaagacacataaggtatatactcacttataagtagatattagattagttaatcatataatataggataagcatactaaaatctgtacacccaaaaagctaagcaaggaggaggaccctgggtaggatgttaaatcctcattcagaaaggcaaacaggatggacataggaagagggagaaaacagggaataggacaggagcctaccagagagggtctctgaaagggtatcaaagtagatgctgagacccatagccaaactttgggcagagtgcagggaatcttatgaaagaaggggaagagagaaagacctggaggggacaggagctccacaaggagaccaacagaaccaaaatatctgggcccagggtcttttctgagactgatacaccaaacaaggaccatccatgtagataacctagaatgcctgcatAGTTGTATtctatgacagctcagtgtccaagtgggttctttagtaaggtgaacaggggctgactctgatataaactcagtgactggctcttcaATCAACCCCCCCCCAAGAAGGGGGGGCATCCTTACCAagccagagaagaagacaatgcatccagtcctgatgagacctgatagggtggGTCatttagaaggggaggaggacttccaccattagtggacaaggggaggggcatagggagaagaagagggagggagggttggtttggaagagaatgagggaggaggctatagctgggatacaaactgaataaattgtaataaattttttaaaagttttaacaaGTGGGGCATTCTTAGAGATATTAACCCTAGAAAATGGGTGACAGAGAAATCATTGCTGAGTTCTAGATGTgataattatataaatacatacatattacatacacacacacatatatatcattacatagaaaacattttgtgtgtgtgtgtgtgtgtgtgtgtgtgtgtgtgtgaggatttctattgctgtaatgaatACCATGACCAGGAGAAGagtaagaaggaaagggaggaggaaggaattAAATTGGGAGGCTGTGTGGTCCAGGGGATCCAGAAAGAACATGTATGGGGAAACCCCAGAGTGAGGTACCGTCCAAACAGATCATATTCCTGCAAGAAATTATAGATAAACAAAATTGTTTACAGACTGATAAAAGGAATTTAGTCTTAGGATCTCTGTGGATCCATTAAAATGGACAAGTGATTTGACTGAATATTTTCCAGAAAAGATATACCAGTAACCCGGGACAGGGCCTTGCACACCTGTCACACCCGCAccgaggagggaggggctgcacaCCTGTCACCAGCCCTGAGGAAATATGTCACCAGTCAAGAGcacccagaggacccaggttctagtcTCAGCACCGCATGACGGCTCACAGCCAtttttaactctagttccagggaacctgatgccctcttccggcctccaagGGCAgcaggcatgtatgtggtacacagCCACACCAGCAGACAAACATCCATACACGATTGTTAAAGAGTAGGAGCACAAAGACCTTCACAAAAGCATCAGAGTGAAGTCGCATCTAATTTTAGACAGGCATCCAGAATGTATAGCTAACATTTGATGGCAGAAATTTATTTCAACAATTGcctcaaacaaaataaatccttaaaataagtaaacaataaaataaattcataaaataaaacgaaaaattttaaagaagggCGAAAACAATAAAAACGGTATGTGAACCAACTAATGAATGCCGACCCAAAACATGGCCTCATGCAATTCTGTTCAGAGGAAGAAATGAAGTGCTGGTCCAGGAAAAAACATGGAAGAACACGAGGAACAGCAGAAGGCAGCACTGTCAGGAGAATCCAGGTACTGGAGAGCTTCCCTGCATGAGAAATGTCGACAGAAAGGGAAGCCTGGAAACAGAAAGTGGGTTGGCTATTGCCAGAGACTGGAGGGAGCAGCAGGCTGGGCAAATAGGTACAGAATTCCTCTGAGCTGTGCAAACTGTTCTGGAGGTTCATCGTGGGGAGGGTTGCACGACCTGGCAAATATACTAAAAACTACTGAATTGCTTTTTGCTGTCTCTTTTGAGCTGGAGTGTcaccacatagcccaggctggcctggaacttaacaATCCTATCTCCTCGGGCTCAAAAGTGTATGCATGTGGCTCAGTTTGTGGGAACAGCCCATCATGGCGGGTGGGGGAGTGAGAGCAGGCAGCTGGTTTCCGGCATGTGTGGTCAGCATGCAGAGGGAGAAGAAtgctctcccccttctttccttcagtCCAGATCCTCAGCCCACAGGCAGCCTCCACCCCCACTGGAGGTCTTTCCACTTGAACTAACCTAATTTGGAAATTTTTTCACAGATGAGCGCAGATACTTGTTTGCATGGTGATTATAATCCTGCCAAGTTAAGAAGCTTACCCATCACAAAGTCCTGCTCTCCGCTCTGGAGAGCTGTCGATTTGAATCCCATCGCTATAAATTTCCCTTTTCCAGGACGCACGTACGTGGACTCCCACAGTGGGGAGCTTCTTTTCAGTCCCCGGGGAATGATGCGCTGGCTAGTAATGCCACATACCTCGATCACCACGCACTTTAAAAAACCTGGAGTTGGACACTAATAACACTTAGTCCAGTGTAACCCTTACTTTATTGAAGGCGATGTGGATGAGGGAGGCGAGCCTCGCAGTATTTAGGATGAGACTACAGTGAGAGGACCCGTGCCTCCCCTCCGCCGCCGACAGCAGCGAGCCAGCAGACACAGTTGCCGTGGCCGTTCCCATCCTGCTGTGGCACTGACGGCCGCCCCATTGCCAGGAGGGCAGGAGGCCACTGCCCATGCTGGCACCCTTCGCTCTGGCTCTCCCTTTGAGAACGTGGTTTTTCTTCTAGTTCTGAGCTTTTCCTATTTCGGTTACTTTCTGCTACTTGGCAATCTCATTTAGGCATTTCTAGACATCGTGGCCTTAATGGAGCCGTTCAAACCACTCaaggttctctttcttttttttaaatgaaactaacCTTTTCTGCCCTCTTTTAAGCTCAGGCtgtgtaatttatttattaagtaaaattttgtatgtatgtgtgtatgtatgtatgtatatgagtttgtatgtgtatatgtatgcatgtgtgtgtatgtatgtatgtgtgtatatatgtatgtatatgagtttgtatgtgtatatgtatgtatgtgtgtgtatgtatgtatgtgtgtatgtttgtatgtatgtatgtgtttgtgtgtatgtgtgtgtatgtatgtgtgtatgtatgtatgtatgtatgtgtgcacatgtgtatatgtatggatgtgtgtgcatACTTCACTGAGTGTGTACACAGgtgtgtggtgcacatacacacggCGGCTGGAGGACAAACTCTGGGTCACTCCTGGGGGATGCTGTCCACCTCAGCATTGAGACAGGCTCCCTTACTGACGTGAGTGTGCCAAGTGGGCTAGGCTCAGGGCTGCCAGCCCATGGACCTCCTGTCTACGCCTCCCGAGGACTGAGCTCTCAAGTGTGAGCAACCGTGCCGGGCTGTTCTACAttggttctgaggatcaaactagGTCGTGTGCCTTGCAAAGCAAGTTTATTACAGACCAAACCCTCTCCCCAGCTGGGCTCTGCATGGTTGAAGTTGGATTAAGGCGACTTGAGGCTTCTCAGTCAGCTTGAAGAGGCCTCTCTGTGCTGCCTGCAGCTAGGAGGAGCAGGTGCGTGTCACAGCCTGCAGCCTGGCAGGGGTGGCCGGCCACCTCGCTGCAGAGGAGATAGGCGAGTTAGTTAAACGGGACATGGCGGGGTGGGGGGGCTCTGTTACAAACTCTTCCAGCATTCCCCAAAGGTGACGGCCCTGCTGACAGGAGTCTGTCTGTAAATCAAACCCTTCCTGCCCGCTTGTCCACACATTCCTTGAAGTGCGAAGGGCTTCTTTTCATCTCCAAATCCTTGGTAGCCACCCCAGGGCCTACAGCACGCAGGAGGATAGGTGGGGACACGGGGGTAGAGGGTAACGTAACCCCAAGACTTAGCCAGCTGTGTGGGAGCGTCGGCTGAACAGTGTGCCTGTCTCAGCTCTGGCCAGCCACCATCTTCTCGTGGTCAAAGCACATTAGGCCATTGTCCGGCCACTACTCCCGGGAAGGCCGGCAGGCAGGAGACACAGGGCAGGAACATGCTTTCTAAGGGATATCCCTTTACAGTAAGAGTCCCCATTCACCTTGAGCCATTGACTAATTGGATTTGTGGAGCACAGGCTGATTCCTGAGGGGGCTTTCGGCAAACTTTAAATTGCCTCTGGGATTAAGACTAGCTCCCAAACAACTAGAACTCTAAACTTTTCTAGGATTTGTGGTAGGCCCTCTGGAGAGCTGGGTAAAGGGCCGAGGGCAGAAAGTACAGAGCACACAGGCCGGGCACAGCTCCAGTAGGAGTTGGCAAGAGGCCCCTCACTGCGCATGGAAAGGTGCAGCTGGAGAACAGCGCGAGCCCCTCCAGCTCCAGCCGACGGTACTTTCCTTTTTTTGCTGTGCCTTCTGACTGGGCAGCTATCTCCcgagacagactgacagacagactcCCTGTGTCTACAGGCCAACAGAAAAGGCTGGCTCAGGCAAGACCAATATAAGCAGTTGAAActatccttttcttttctttctttttttttttttgaaactatcCTTTTCTAAGCCAGAGATCTTCCAGCATCCTCCTTCCCTGGAAACTATCCTTTTCCAAGCCAGAGATCTTCCAGCATCCTCCTTGCCTGGAGACCTTCTGCTGGGTGAGCTCCCTTCCCCACCATGGAGGTGCCTGCCCAGTGTACACAGGCAGGGTTCTCCCTGTGGCCAGACCTTCTTCAGGTAGGTGAGAGGAGGAACACAGGTGGGAATCCGAGGAGAGGTGGAATCCATGTTAGAATGTGGCTGTGGCTTCCACATCTCCGGGTTCTTCAGAGATGAAAAGGAGCATCTTCAGGGCTCTCAGCTGGCGCAGAGATAGGGCATGACGAGGGGCATTGCAGAGGGGCAGCAACAGAAGAACTTTTCTGCCCAGTGCAAGGCAAACTCTCTGTCATCAAGGCTGCCTGACGAAAGAATGAGAGATGTGAGGGATGTCGGTGCTGAAAACAATGGGTAAATGTTCAGAAAAAGACTGACACAGTGGAGGAAGAGCACCCCTGCCACAGCCCACCTCACCTGCCACAGCCCACCTCACCTGCCACAGCCCACCTCAcctgccacagctcacctcaccTGTCACAGCCCACCTCACCTGTCACAGCCCACCTCACCTGCCACAGCCCACCTCACCTGTCACAGCCCACCTCACCTGTCACAGCCCACCTCACCTGTCACAGCTCACCTCACCTGCCACAGCCCACCTCAcctgccacagctcacctcaccTGTCACAGCCCACCTCACCTGTCACAGCCCACCTCACCTGTCACAGCTCACCTCACCTGCCACAGCCCACCTCACCTGTCACAGGGCTGCCCCTAGCACAGCTCACACCTTACACACAGCTCTAACGTCTCTGAAAACATCCTTTCTTCAGATATTTCTGATGCCTAACAGTTCATCTCCTCTAATAATTGCATGAGGTAGCTCCAAAATGCATTTGGTTTCTCTTACCCATCTTCCCTAGTGACAGAGGAAAAGCCAAAGACACAGCGTGTGGAGCAAGGCCCCACTCACCCCACTCAGCCACAAGGACGATTTCCTGGAGGAAGGTGTGAGACATTTACTGCTTGGGAATGTCCTAGGACAGTGAGAACGACCGAAGCTTCGTACCTGGACCTTCCTGTCCTCAGTAGACAAATTCTGGCACAAATTGTAGACACAAACACGTGATGAGAGAAAGAGCACGGGGGAGAGTGGAGAGCCACGTGGCCCTGTCCTCGCCTGCGGTCCTCTCACAGCTTCAGTCTCCCTGTTactataaaacatttatttatttttacacacacacacacacacacacacacacacacacaccatagtgCCCCTGTAGAGGTCAGGGAACCACTTAAAGGAGCTGATGCTCTCATTCCATCTTTTGGGTCCCAGAAATTGACCTTGGATTGTCCGGCTTGGctacggagccatctctctggcctgtTTCCTAATCTTTACCTTGAGCGGTCAAGGCTTTAGGCTCCCCTAGTGCACAGGTCTGAGGTTCTGCTGTCCCTGCATGTTCtgcatgtggttccttctctcgAGAGGCCTCTGTACGCCTGGGTGGAATTGTCTTCTTGCTTTGGAGAACGTGTTACAACCCTGTAGTGGCTTTACCACAAGGGTCTGAGTTAGAAGCTGCAAACAGCTCCGAAGAAAGCAGCCCCAAAGCACAGGGATCAGGCACAAGGAGTACACAGGAAGGCATAAGAGACACTTGTCCTTCATGGGTGTGGAGCAGACATGGCTGTGCTTCTGTCAGGGCCACCATGCTCAGTCCACCCATTCCCAGTCCTCACCATGCCTAGTCCTCACCATGCCCAGGAGCCCACAGACTATTGAACGCAACCAGGGCCAGCACCCATCAAAATCACGATAATCAAAGACAAGCCAGGCAGCTGGCAACAATTAGAAATTCTGGCTAGACTCTAATGCGCCTGGCCTCTGCCCACCATATTGTCTCTCTGTGGAGCTAAGTTATCATCATTATATTATTGTAAGGGCCCAGAACTGGAGCTAGAACAGTGAGAGAGATGAGGCCAATACTGACAGGACTAAGTGACAGAGAGCAGGAATGGTTCTGGGACAAGCAGGGGTGACCAGAGGAGTCCGTGTCCCTCCCCTCAACGTTCCTCTTTTGTGGTTTTCAAGTAGTCCTGTATGCATAAAGATACACGACCCTTCCTGTGGGCGTGTCGGCTCCACTGGCCGGGCATACCGTGCTCCTCCGTATATCACAGTTGGCTAGGCTTCTCTCAGGGGCTGTTTCTGCTTGAACAAGTGGATCCTGACCTCACAGGGAACCTAATGGTGAATTTCAACCCTTCAACACTGATTTTACATGTGAAAGGGCAAATTTAATATTACGTTAATACACGATATGGCATATCACATGCTGATCCTACTAACAAGTGCTTGCCCTCTTGTTTTCTTGAGAGGGGAAGAGAGCGGGAGAAATGGAAGTGGCCAACCAGTCCACCGTAGCTGAGTTTGTCTTGCTGGGGTTGTCAGATCACCCAAAGCTGGAGAAAACCTTCTTTGTGCTCATCTTGCTGATGTACCTGGTGATCCTGCTGGGCAATGGGGTCCTCATCCTGGTGACCATCCTCGACCCTCACCTGCACAcgcccatgtacttcttcctgggGAACCTCTCCTTCCTGGACATCTGCTACACCACCTCCTCCATCCCCCTGGTCCTGGATGGTTTTCTCACTCCCAGGAAAATAATCTCTTTCTCAGGCTGTGCTGTGCAGATGTTTCTCTCTTTCGCCATGGGAGCCACGGAGTGTGTGCTCCTGGGCATGATGGCATTGGATCGTTATGTGGCCATCTGCAACCCCCTTAGATACCCCATAGTCATGAGCAAGGCTGCCTATGTGCCTATGGCTGCCGGCTCCTGGGTGGCTGGAGGTTGCAATTCCTTGGTGCAGATCTCCCTGGCTGTACAGCTGCCCTTCTGTGGGGACAATGTCATTAATCACTTCACCTGTGAGATCCTGGCAGTCTTAAAGCTGGCCTGTGCTGACATCTCCATCAATGTCATCAGCATGGGGGTGGCCAATGTGATCTTCCTTGGTGTGCCAGTTCTCTTCATCTTTGTCTCCTACACCTTCATTCTCACCACCATCCTGAGGATCCCCTCAGCTGAGGGCAGGAAGAAGGCCTTCTCCACATGCTCTGCCCACCTCACTGTGGTGGTCATCTTCTATGGGACTATCCTCTTCATGTATGGGAAGCCCAAGTCCAAGGACCCACTGGGGGCAGACAAGCAGGACCTTGAGGACAAGCTCATCTCCTTATTTTATGGAGTGTTGACCCCCATGTTGAACCCCATCATCTACAGCCTGAGGAACAAGGATGTGAAGATGGCTGTGAAGAATCTGCTGGGTCAGAAATGTTTCATTCAGTGATAGTGAGGAAGTGGGTTATTTCCTAGTTCTGTGCACATCTGGGCTCTACTGGGAATGACCACTTAGCAAGCATAGATTTGCTCAATGGTCCTAAAGATCA
This is a stretch of genomic DNA from Meriones unguiculatus strain TT.TT164.6M chromosome 1, Bangor_MerUng_6.1, whole genome shotgun sequence. It encodes these proteins:
- the LOC132655243 gene encoding olfactory receptor 13C7-like; its protein translation is MEVANQSTVAEFVLLGLSDHPKLEKTFFVLILLMYLVILLGNGVLILVTILDPHLHTPMYFFLGNLSFLDICYTTSSIPLVLDGFLTPRKIISFSGCAVQMFLSFAMGATECVLLGMMALDRYVAICNPLRYPIVMSKAAYVPMAAGSWVAGGCNSLVQISLAVQLPFCGDNVINHFTCEILAVLKLACADISINVISMGVANVIFLGVPVLFIFVSYTFILTTILRIPSAEGRKKAFSTCSAHLTVVVIFYGTILFMYGKPKSKDPLGADKQDLEDKLISLFYGVLTPMLNPIIYSLRNKDVKMAVKNLLGQKCFIQ